A genomic stretch from Kribbella amoyensis includes:
- a CDS encoding TIGR03936 family radical SAM-associated protein, with translation MAPVQAPPSQQLPAVQKLRIRFAKRGRLRFTSHRDFQRAFERAVRRAELPVAFSHGFSPHPKISYAGAAPTGAASEAEYLEISLTHEREPEQVRTALDEALPPGLDILEVVTAGPGSLADRLEVSEWLIALPGVDPAAAGTAVEAFLAREEILVERMTKRGLRSFDCRGAVLRLAVGSEPAPVAACAILQVVLRHGTPAVRPDDVLAGVLEVATLPVTGPALLTRLAQGPLIAASGTVDDPLARDRDATQATAAGQADAGHQTHPAEGDAAAPTAP, from the coding sequence GTGGCACCAGTACAAGCTCCGCCGTCCCAGCAACTGCCCGCGGTCCAGAAGTTGCGGATCCGCTTCGCCAAGCGCGGGCGGCTCCGCTTCACCTCGCACCGCGACTTCCAGCGCGCGTTCGAGCGGGCGGTCCGCCGGGCGGAGCTGCCGGTGGCCTTCTCGCACGGCTTCAGCCCGCACCCGAAGATCTCGTACGCCGGGGCCGCGCCGACCGGGGCCGCCTCGGAGGCGGAGTACCTGGAGATCTCGCTCACACACGAGCGGGAGCCGGAGCAGGTCCGGACCGCCCTGGACGAGGCGCTGCCGCCGGGGCTGGACATCCTCGAGGTGGTCACCGCGGGACCGGGGTCGCTGGCCGACCGGCTGGAGGTCAGCGAGTGGCTGATCGCGTTACCGGGCGTGGATCCGGCGGCGGCCGGGACCGCGGTCGAGGCGTTCCTGGCCCGGGAGGAAATTCTGGTCGAACGCATGACCAAACGGGGCCTTCGCTCGTTCGACTGTCGGGGTGCCGTTCTCCGACTCGCGGTCGGGAGTGAACCGGCGCCGGTTGCGGCATGTGCGATACTGCAAGTGGTGTTACGGCACGGAACCCCGGCCGTGAGACCCGACGACGTTCTCGCCGGCGTGCTCGAAGTAGCGACGCTCCCGGTGACGGGCCCGGCTCTTCTGACCAGGCTCGCCCAGGGCCCGCTCATCGCGGCCTCCGGCACGGTGGACGATCCGCTCGCTCGTGACCGCGACGCCACCCAGGCGACCGCGGCCGGCCAGGCGGACGCCGGCCACCAGACGCATCCAGCGGAGGGCGACGCCGCCGCTCCGACTGCGCCCTGA